The genome window ATTTTCCATACTGATCATTCTTGAATCGATTGCTTCCCTGGTCAAACCGGCGAGACTAAGTTTTGTTCTTTCTTCTGAAAATTGCTTTTCAGCCTGCTTCTTCAGTTCAATGAGATCTCTCAGAGAATTAAGTCTTTGGTCGTATTCTGCTATTCTTTCTTTATATACGGTAATTTCCTTCTCTTTGGATCGGATCTTCAATGATGCTTCATCTTGAAAAGCTTTGAGTATGGCCCATTCAGAATCACTACTGACACTTGAACTCAGGATTTCCTCCACTGTATATGTCTTATTGATAACATTCCCAAATATAAAAATACCGATTAAACTCAGCAAGATGGCAATCATAATCACTGTCGCAGGAAGAATGAGTCCTTTTGAGTGACTCTTGTATTCTATCTCATGGGGGGTTGAAAAGAAAAAGTTTGAGAATTTTCTCTCTATGCCGATTAGAATTGTCTCTTTGTCTTCTTCGGAGATATTATTAATGTCAAAATCTGTATTTTCCCTCATGCTGCCCATCTTGTATATTATAATCTGTTTATTGTTATGTTATAAAAATAAACTTGCATTTTCAATGCTATTTCAGCTAGAGTTGTTGAAATGTACCGTGGAGAGTTTTTTTTATGACTAAAATGTATAGAATCAATATCAAAACCAAGATGATTATAATGATCATTCCAATCCTCGTCTGTAGTTTTATGGTTGTCGGGTATATCTCTGTAATCTCCACTCGAAACAGCCTTATGAGGAAATCAAGTCAACTCATTCGATACAAGGCTGGACAATATGAATCCTATGCAAAGCAGCAGTGGACCAATTTGCAGGAAAGCGGCCTTTCAACTGATGCGGTATATCTCGATATAATACAGGATTCTTTAAAAAATTATGCCAACGGGATGATCCAGAATGATTCGGAATACATACTGGCCCTGGATGATTCGGGACAATTGATGTTTTCTACAGGAGATCTGTCATGGGCGAGTCATTTTTCTGATGAAATGAAAAGTGCCTCCTATCACAAAAATGGAGGATTATATCAATTTACTTTGGGATCGGATTCCTACTATGGTTTATCGGTGCTGCTGGATTTTCCTGAATGGGAAGTTTATTTAATCGAGGAATCCCGTTCTTTTAAAGATGATATCCGTGAGATTACAATTCAGCAAATTCTGAGTTTTATTATTATATTGATTGTGATAGTCATAGCCATTATTGGACTTTTAAATACAATAACCGCCCCGATTCAAAGATTTAGAAATACCATTCATAAGATTATGGAGAACAAAGATTTCTCTCAAAAGGTCAGGATTGAATATCCCGATGAGATTGGGGATCTTGCCTATGACTTTAATACATTGATTTCAAATTTTGATCTGGCTTATTCCAATTTGAAAGAGTATGCACTGAATGAGGCTATTGTTCTCAAAGAGCTTCACACTCGGGAATATGAAACTCTGGATGTTTTGGCCCGTGCCTCGGATTATAAGGATCCGGAAACGGCAGCCCATATCAAAAGGGTGAGTGACTACGCTCTCCTTTTTGCCGAGTTACTGGATCTGGATCAGGAAAGCCGGGACCTTATCTACTATGCTGCCCCTCTTCATGATGTGGGAAAACTCGGTATTCCTGACTCTATACTGTTAAAGCCAGGGAAACTGAATGATGAAGAGATGAAGATTATGAGAAATCATACGGTCATTGGTTATGAAATTATGCAGAACCCTTCGAGTAAATTCCTTAAGGCAGGAGCTATCATTGCCATCTCACATCATGAACGTTTTGATGGAATGGGCTATCCTTATGGACTTAAAGGGGAGGATATTCCACTCTTTGGAAGAATTGTCAGCATCGTTGATGTTTTTGATGCTCTAACAACAAAGCGGCCGTATAAAGATTCCTGGAGTTATGATGAGGCTGTTAATGAAATCTTACAGGAGAGTGGAAAACACTTTGATCCATTTCTTGTACAAATATTTGAAAATAATGCATCTAAATTTAGAGAGCTGTATATGAACCGGGACTACTAATTGCATCCATTCCTTTTTTAAATCTTGCAGTTTTTAGACTATGGGGATCATTCTTCTCTTTAGAATTGTGCTCTGGTGCTTACTGGTTTGAAGATTCTCCCCCGAACTCCTTGGATAAGGCATCCTTCATGATGGGCAGCGGGGCTTCCAGACCAGTCCACATCTTAAATCCTATGGCTCCCTGGTATACAAGCATTCCCAGACCATCAAGGGTTTTGGCACCTCGCTTGGAAGCTTCATATAAGAACGCTGTCAAAGGAGGATTGGGAATAACATCGCAAACTACCATATTCTTTCTAATGCTGTCATAGTTTAATTCAGGTTTTTCATCCACATCTGGAAATAGGCCTATGGATGTGGCGTTTACCAAAATATCCGTTGTGTCAGGAATTGAAATTGAGCCATCCCAGGATATAAATTCTGAATGAGTTCCTGTGTGATCGTTCAGATGTTTGACAAGGGCTTGGCCCTTTGAAGCCGTACGGTTTGCTATGGATATTTGTTTAGCCCCGGCCAGAGCCAGTTCCACTGAGATCGCCCGGGCGGCTCCTCCGGCCCCCAGTATCAAAAAGTTCCTGCCTT of Oceanispirochaeta crateris contains these proteins:
- the aroE gene encoding shikimate dehydrogenase; its protein translation is MGHSYKSELVGVFGHPVAENPTIVMLEAAFKELNIHWRYLTIEVLPQDLKEAISGMRAMQMKGINLTIPHKIEVIQYLDSIAEDASLIGAVNTVRKDKDRLIGENTDGKGFLESLKNDAKVNPKGRNFLILGAGGAARAISVELALAGAKQISIANRTASKGQALVKHLNDHTGTHSEFISWDGSISIPDTTDILVNATSIGLFPDVDEKPELNYDSIRKNMVVCDVIPNPPLTAFLYEASKRGAKTLDGLGMLVYQGAIGFKMWTGLEAPLPIMKDALSKEFGGESSNQ
- a CDS encoding HD domain-containing phosphohydrolase, with product MTKMYRINIKTKMIIMIIPILVCSFMVVGYISVISTRNSLMRKSSQLIRYKAGQYESYAKQQWTNLQESGLSTDAVYLDIIQDSLKNYANGMIQNDSEYILALDDSGQLMFSTGDLSWASHFSDEMKSASYHKNGGLYQFTLGSDSYYGLSVLLDFPEWEVYLIEESRSFKDDIREITIQQILSFIIILIVIVIAIIGLLNTITAPIQRFRNTIHKIMENKDFSQKVRIEYPDEIGDLAYDFNTLISNFDLAYSNLKEYALNEAIVLKELHTREYETLDVLARASDYKDPETAAHIKRVSDYALLFAELLDLDQESRDLIYYAAPLHDVGKLGIPDSILLKPGKLNDEEMKIMRNHTVIGYEIMQNPSSKFLKAGAIIAISHHERFDGMGYPYGLKGEDIPLFGRIVSIVDVFDALTTKRPYKDSWSYDEAVNEILQESGKHFDPFLVQIFENNASKFRELYMNRDY